A window of the Lactuca sativa cultivar Salinas chromosome 5, Lsat_Salinas_v11, whole genome shotgun sequence genome harbors these coding sequences:
- the LOC111887969 gene encoding 3-isopropylmalate dehydratase large subunit, chloroplastic-like, whose product MTQNQMTQKENQINAVIRNEALLLLTYFTREAEGCLELLTNLIRNNASNQANTDYKGVCHVDLAQGQCIPREVLLGIDSYTFIAGAFGQLATRIKNINTDAIFVLGTGKLLLKVPPTLGFVLDGEMPDYLLAKDLILQIIGERSISGATYKAMEFVYSTIESLTRHFWKKIGLFGASILAGTEAYIIYV is encoded by the exons ATGACTCAAAATCAGATGACTCAGAAAGAAAATCAGATCAATGCA GTCATAAGGAATGAGGCCTTGTTACTTCTCACCTACTTTACACGAGAAGCAGAG GGCTGTCTTGAATTGTTAACCAATCTCATTCGCAACAATGCATCAAATCAG GCTAATACTGATTACAAAGGTGTCTGCCATGTTGATCTTGCACAAGGTCAATGTATCCCTAGAGAA GTCTTACTTGGTATCGATTCCTATACGTTCATTGCTGGAGCATTTGGCCAACTTGCTACCAGAATCAAAAACATTAACACTGATGCCATATTTGTGTTAGGAACCGGAAAGTTATTGCTTAAG GTGCCTCCAACCTTAGGATTCGTATTGGATGGAGAAATGCCAGATTATCTTCTTGCAAAAGATTTGATTTTACAA ATAATTGGTGAAAGATCTATATCTGGTGCCACATATAAAGCAATGGAGTTTGTTTATTCAACTATCGAAAGTCTAACA AGGCATTTTTGGAAAAAGATCGGCTTGTTTGGGGCATCTATTTTGGCAGGAACTGAAGCTTatattatttatgtttaa